Proteins co-encoded in one Natronorubrum daqingense genomic window:
- a CDS encoding 4a-hydroxytetrahydrobiopterin dehydratase, which produces MADLLSDDEIEAQLPDEWTRDGDEIVRTYEFDDYLRGVNFAQMVGEIAEAQFHHPETIIRYEEVEIRLTSHEEGGITDEDIDMAELIESERNA; this is translated from the coding sequence ATGGCCGACCTGCTTTCCGACGACGAAATCGAGGCGCAGCTACCCGACGAGTGGACGCGCGATGGCGACGAAATCGTTCGGACGTACGAGTTCGACGACTACCTCCGCGGCGTCAACTTCGCCCAGATGGTCGGCGAAATCGCCGAAGCGCAGTTTCACCACCCCGAGACCATCATCCGCTACGAGGAGGTCGAAATCCGACTGACCTCCCACGAGGAAGGGGGCATTACCGACGAGGATATCGACATGGCCGAACTCATCGAATCCGAGCGAAACGCCTGA
- the lwrS gene encoding LWR-salt protein, with protein sequence MEAQYVFRARLHLESERPDVHLEPSTAEPTVTVFFDAAEPGTDGWKFFRETLWRGEVNDEAYGCTLIEEWLDEPVESVSFRELQVDEAYFEALKDEIAADLEAFNADDVSAVLSKYLGSSIRVLE encoded by the coding sequence ATGGAGGCCCAGTACGTCTTTCGCGCCCGACTCCACCTCGAGTCCGAGCGCCCCGACGTCCATCTCGAGCCGTCGACCGCCGAACCGACGGTGACCGTCTTCTTCGACGCCGCCGAGCCGGGCACCGACGGCTGGAAATTCTTCCGAGAGACGCTGTGGCGCGGCGAGGTGAACGACGAGGCGTACGGGTGTACCCTCATCGAGGAGTGGCTCGACGAACCCGTCGAATCCGTCTCGTTTCGGGAACTGCAGGTCGACGAGGCGTACTTCGAGGCGCTCAAAGACGAAATTGCGGCCGATCTCGAGGCGTTCAACGCCGACGACGTCTCCGCCGTTCTCTCGAAGTACCTCGGCTCGAGCATTCGCGTCCTCGAGTAA
- a CDS encoding alpha/beta fold hydrolase — MSRREADSGRSAIDDAGSDEHQSIVFVHGAMFTRKLWLPQVRGLADDYHTVAFDLPGHGDRANEPFRMNPAIAVLEHVIETETDGSAVLVGLSLGGYVVTEYAYRYPDDVDGLVLTGSSANPVGGMETLTRGAGALARLATKPDIGERTVRRLGERWVRNRDLPADVEAAIIEAGIYPRQFGNAGPEIAGEDFRAKLSTYPGPTMVLNGEHDKIMRRGERAHAGAAQDARLEVLAGVGHICNLHRPATYADRVRRFLRQRVVTTQ, encoded by the coding sequence ATGTCACGACGAGAGGCCGACAGTGGACGCAGCGCTATCGACGACGCCGGCTCGGACGAGCACCAGTCGATCGTCTTCGTTCACGGCGCGATGTTCACGCGAAAACTCTGGCTCCCGCAGGTGCGCGGACTTGCGGACGACTATCACACGGTCGCGTTCGATCTCCCCGGTCACGGCGACCGCGCAAACGAACCGTTTCGAATGAACCCGGCAATCGCCGTTCTCGAGCACGTGATCGAGACGGAAACGGACGGCAGCGCGGTGTTGGTCGGGCTCTCGCTCGGCGGGTACGTCGTGACGGAGTACGCCTACCGCTACCCCGACGACGTCGACGGACTGGTGCTGACCGGTTCGAGCGCGAACCCCGTCGGCGGGATGGAGACGCTCACTCGAGGGGCCGGGGCGCTGGCTCGCCTCGCGACGAAACCGGACATTGGAGAGCGGACGGTCCGGCGATTGGGCGAGCGGTGGGTTCGAAATCGGGACCTCCCAGCGGACGTCGAGGCGGCGATCATCGAGGCGGGAATCTATCCGAGACAGTTCGGCAACGCCGGTCCGGAAATCGCCGGCGAGGACTTCCGCGCGAAACTCTCGACGTACCCCGGCCCGACGATGGTGCTAAACGGCGAGCACGACAAAATCATGCGACGAGGAGAACGAGCGCACGCCGGCGCGGCCCAGGACGCCCGCCTCGAGGTGCTCGCGGGCGTCGGTCACATCTGCAATCTCCACCGCCCGGCGACGTACGCGGATCGCGTTCGACGATTCCTGCGCCAGCGCGTCGTCACGACGCAGTAA
- a CDS encoding YihY/virulence factor BrkB family protein, translating into MLDRNQLLEVARELISVARHQQLTLLAAAVAFYGFISLVPMLLLGLGIAASIGGEALASQLTAAASDILTPSAQELLAETVLDETNRQSATVLGALGLLWGASRVLRGLDRAFSQIYGTAASKSFVDTAWDAMIVFIAIAFGLTIVGGLEYLFRVLPVFGTSVVGPLFIVLGLVVTFLPLYVIFPDSNVSLWEALPGTVVAAVGWFALSRTFSVYTELTGGYALYGAIGVVFLVLIWLYVGAIILVFGAVLNAVLADREADRQLQSPGRRQVSIEAMTDDATGADEGTTEEEAATATQPSETDSSPRQRARTRDRSDDPEALREEIERLRDRVDSFEDNVERRTVEKDSLEGDLKRYVRRKLRRGHAHDWGPYLVLLYGTAMSIAAFYFLSGGWAVLAMFVVWTSTLGVYALMVLFGFGISILGLPGRLRDAIGDRRS; encoded by the coding sequence GTGCTCGATCGCAACCAACTCCTCGAAGTCGCACGCGAACTAATCAGCGTCGCTCGTCACCAACAGCTGACGCTGCTCGCGGCCGCCGTCGCCTTCTACGGCTTCATCTCGCTCGTGCCGATGTTGTTGCTCGGGTTGGGAATCGCCGCGTCGATCGGCGGTGAAGCGCTCGCGTCCCAGCTGACGGCCGCGGCGAGCGACATCCTCACGCCGTCGGCGCAGGAACTCCTCGCGGAGACGGTGCTCGACGAAACGAACCGCCAGAGTGCTACCGTCCTCGGCGCGCTCGGACTGTTGTGGGGAGCCAGTCGCGTCCTGCGTGGCCTCGATCGAGCGTTTTCACAGATTTACGGCACCGCCGCGTCGAAGTCGTTCGTCGACACCGCCTGGGACGCGATGATCGTCTTCATCGCGATCGCGTTCGGACTGACGATCGTCGGCGGACTCGAGTACCTCTTTCGCGTGCTCCCCGTTTTCGGGACGAGCGTCGTCGGTCCCCTGTTCATCGTCCTCGGACTGGTCGTCACGTTCTTACCGCTGTACGTCATCTTCCCGGACTCGAACGTCAGCCTGTGGGAGGCGCTGCCGGGAACGGTCGTCGCTGCAGTCGGCTGGTTCGCCCTGAGTCGGACGTTCTCCGTGTACACCGAGTTGACCGGCGGATACGCACTCTACGGCGCGATCGGCGTCGTCTTCCTCGTGCTCATCTGGCTGTACGTCGGGGCGATCATCCTCGTCTTCGGTGCGGTGCTCAACGCGGTCCTCGCCGACCGTGAAGCGGATCGGCAGCTACAAAGTCCCGGCCGACGACAGGTTTCCATAGAAGCGATGACCGACGACGCCACGGGTGCCGACGAGGGGACGACGGAGGAGGAGGCAGCCACGGCCACGCAGCCGTCAGAAACCGACTCGAGCCCCCGACAGCGCGCTCGGACTCGAGATCGATCCGACGATCCCGAAGCCCTTCGAGAGGAGATCGAACGGCTTCGCGACCGAGTCGACTCGTTCGAGGACAACGTCGAACGGCGGACCGTCGAAAAGGACTCGCTCGAGGGCGATCTCAAGCGCTACGTTCGGCGAAAACTCCGTCGCGGCCACGCCCACGACTGGGGACCGTACCTCGTCTTGTTGTACGGCACGGCGATGTCCATCGCGGCGTTTTACTTCCTCTCCGGCGGCTGGGCCGTCCTCGCGATGTTCGTCGTCTGGACCTCGACGCTCGGCGTCTACGCGCTGATGGTCCTGTTCGGCTTCGGGATCTCCATCCTCGGACTCCCCGGTCGCCTCCGCGATGCGATCGGCGATCGACGCTCCTGA
- a CDS encoding tRNA (guanine(26)-N(2))-dimethyltransferase → MRVTEGGVELEVPGEQTEGVEESVFYNPRQELNRDLTIATLRAFREHEDRAESYLDAMAASGIRGVRAAADGWDVTCCDVEPDAVDLARANLERNGLEDARVEHRNVTALMHESMFDVIDLDPYGTPMPFADAAFSRCRDLVCVTATDTAPLCGAHFNSGVRSYSAVPQNTDYHPEMGVRILLSALARSAARFDVGVEPILTHATSHYVRTYLELDRKPTAADAALEHLGYVSSCEDCLYREAEHGLIADPLETCPNCGGKRLLVAGPIWLGPYRDREFVADVRERIPDSFATAEKGRELCTTLETELDEPTHYDQHKLCKNWGLPANAMDDFLADLRESGYEASPAHYGGTTFKTDASVGEMFDATSDSLE, encoded by the coding sequence ATGCGCGTCACCGAGGGTGGGGTCGAACTCGAGGTCCCCGGCGAACAGACCGAAGGCGTCGAGGAGTCGGTGTTCTACAACCCCCGACAGGAGTTGAACCGAGATCTAACGATCGCGACGTTGCGCGCCTTTCGCGAGCACGAGGACCGAGCCGAATCGTACCTCGACGCGATGGCGGCGAGTGGCATTCGCGGGGTTCGCGCGGCCGCCGACGGCTGGGACGTGACCTGCTGTGACGTCGAACCCGACGCCGTCGACCTCGCTCGAGCCAACCTCGAGCGAAACGGACTCGAGGACGCCCGCGTCGAACACCGAAACGTCACCGCCCTCATGCACGAGTCGATGTTCGACGTGATCGACCTCGATCCCTACGGGACGCCGATGCCCTTCGCCGACGCCGCCTTTTCTCGGTGTCGGGACCTGGTCTGCGTGACCGCCACCGACACCGCGCCGCTGTGTGGCGCACACTTCAACAGCGGCGTGCGTTCGTACAGCGCCGTCCCCCAGAACACGGACTACCACCCCGAGATGGGCGTCCGGATCCTCCTCTCCGCGCTCGCTCGCAGCGCCGCCCGCTTCGACGTCGGCGTCGAGCCAATCCTCACCCACGCGACCAGTCACTACGTGCGGACTTACCTCGAGCTAGATCGCAAGCCGACTGCAGCCGACGCCGCACTCGAGCACCTGGGATACGTCTCGAGTTGCGAGGACTGTCTCTACAGGGAGGCCGAACACGGCCTGATCGCGGACCCGCTCGAAACCTGTCCGAACTGCGGGGGCAAACGGCTCCTCGTCGCCGGGCCGATCTGGCTCGGCCCGTATCGCGACCGCGAGTTCGTCGCCGACGTTCGCGAGCGGATTCCGGACTCGTTCGCCACTGCAGAGAAGGGACGTGAACTCTGTACGACGCTCGAGACGGAACTCGACGAGCCGACTCACTACGATCAGCACAAACTGTGCAAGAACTGGGGGCTGCCCGCGAACGCGATGGACGACTTCCTCGCGGATCTCCGAGAGTCGGGGTACGAAGCCTCACCGGCACACTACGGTGGAACGACGTTCAAGACGGACGCGAGCGTCGGCGAAATGTTCGACGCGACGAGCGACTCGCTCGAGTAA
- the hisH gene encoding imidazole glycerol phosphate synthase subunit HisH: MNAVSASHDQSLASVVIVDYGLGNLRSVTRGLERAGADVEITDDPDAFADADGVVLPGVGAFREGVENADPLREDLLEVAESDTPLFGICLGMQMLLTTSEEGENDGESAVRGLDLIPGTNVRFAEGQKVPHMGWNELTVEREHPLVEGVDGNYAYFVHSYYAAPDDDHASVATTDYEREFPSIVANEDGTVFGTQFHPEKSGETGLQILRNFVGICADE, encoded by the coding sequence ATGAACGCTGTTTCGGCTTCTCACGACCAATCGCTCGCATCGGTCGTCATCGTTGACTACGGACTGGGGAACCTTCGAAGCGTCACGCGCGGTCTCGAGCGCGCGGGTGCCGACGTCGAGATCACGGACGATCCGGACGCGTTCGCCGACGCCGATGGTGTCGTCCTGCCGGGCGTCGGGGCCTTCCGCGAGGGCGTCGAGAACGCTGACCCGCTTCGAGAGGATTTACTCGAGGTCGCCGAGAGCGACACGCCGCTCTTTGGCATCTGTCTCGGCATGCAGATGCTTCTGACGACCAGCGAGGAAGGCGAGAACGACGGTGAATCCGCCGTGCGAGGCCTCGATCTGATTCCGGGGACGAACGTTCGATTTGCCGAGGGCCAGAAGGTCCCTCACATGGGCTGGAACGAACTGACCGTCGAGCGCGAGCATCCGCTTGTCGAGGGAGTCGATGGGAACTACGCCTACTTCGTCCACTCCTACTACGCGGCACCTGACGACGATCACGCATCAGTCGCGACGACCGACTACGAGCGCGAGTTCCCCTCGATCGTCGCCAACGAGGACGGCACCGTCTTTGGCACCCAGTTTCACCCGGAGAAGAGCGGCGAGACAGGCCTCCAGATTCTGCGGAATTTCGTCGGAATTTGCGCTGACGAATAA